A genomic window from Flavobacterium azooxidireducens includes:
- a CDS encoding GNAT family N-acetyltransferase has product MNIRKGEIDDMTAVLGLIQELAVFEKEPDAVVVSVDDLVRDGFGENPLFHTFVAELNGEIIGMALYYYRYSTWKGKTIHLEDLIVKEAHRGTGAGLALYTEIMKQGKKDGVRRIEWNVLDWNEPAIRFYEKSGAKVLDDWRVVQMDEEGIERFLNNGDYNL; this is encoded by the coding sequence ATGAACATTAGAAAAGGAGAAATTGACGATATGACGGCGGTGTTAGGATTGATTCAAGAACTCGCTGTTTTTGAAAAAGAACCTGATGCGGTGGTGGTTTCTGTGGATGATTTGGTGCGTGATGGTTTTGGTGAAAATCCACTTTTTCACACGTTTGTGGCGGAATTGAATGGTGAAATCATTGGAATGGCGTTGTATTATTATCGGTATTCAACTTGGAAAGGGAAGACGATTCATTTGGAAGATTTGATTGTGAAGGAAGCTCATCGTGGCACCGGAGCAGGTTTGGCATTATACACCGAAATTATGAAGCAAGGCAAGAAAGACGGAGTGCGACGCATTGAATGGAATGTTTTGGATTGGAATGAACCGGCGATTCGGTTTTATGAAAAATCGGGTGCGAAAGTGTTGGATGATTGGCGAGTGGTGCAGATGGATGAGGAAGGAATTGAACGATTTTTGAATAATGGAGATTATAACCTTTAA
- the fbp gene encoding class 1 fructose-bisphosphatase, which translates to MEERNKTLGEFIIEKQEEFQYSTGELSRIINSIRLAAKVVNYKVNKAGLVDIVGAAGEQNIQGEDQQKLDVYANEVFIQTLINREIVCGIASEENDDFITVAGSDNLHNNKYVVLMDPMDGSSNIDVNVSVGTIFSVFRRKTPMGTPVTSEDFLQPGVNQVAAGYVIYGTSTMLVYTTGHGVNGFTLNPAIGTFYLSHPNMKYSETGKIYSINEGNYVHFPQGVKDYLKYCQLEEEDRPYTSRYIGSLVSDFHRNMIKGGIYIYPTSSKAPNGKLRLLYECNPMAFLAEQSGGKASDGYNRIMEIQPTELHQRVPFFCGSRKMVEKAEEFMAKYK; encoded by the coding sequence ATGGAAGAAAGAAACAAAACACTGGGTGAGTTCATCATCGAAAAGCAAGAAGAATTTCAATACTCAACAGGAGAATTATCACGCATCATCAACTCCATCCGACTAGCAGCCAAAGTAGTTAACTACAAAGTAAACAAAGCCGGATTAGTCGATATCGTAGGAGCAGCAGGCGAACAAAACATTCAAGGCGAAGACCAACAAAAGTTAGATGTTTATGCCAACGAAGTCTTTATTCAAACCCTTATCAACCGTGAAATTGTGTGCGGAATCGCCTCAGAAGAAAACGACGATTTTATCACCGTAGCCGGTAGCGACAATTTGCATAACAATAAATATGTTGTGTTAATGGATCCAATGGACGGTTCATCCAACATCGATGTAAACGTGTCTGTGGGAACTATTTTTTCTGTTTTTAGACGTAAAACACCAATGGGAACTCCGGTAACTTCCGAAGATTTTCTGCAACCCGGCGTAAATCAAGTGGCAGCAGGTTATGTAATTTACGGAACGTCAACTATGTTGGTTTATACTACAGGTCACGGCGTAAATGGATTTACATTAAATCCTGCCATCGGAACATTTTATCTTTCTCATCCCAATATGAAGTATTCCGAAACCGGAAAAATCTATTCGATAAACGAAGGAAACTATGTTCATTTTCCGCAAGGTGTAAAAGATTATTTAAAATATTGTCAGTTGGAAGAAGAAGACCGTCCTTATACCTCCCGTTACATTGGAAGTTTGGTTTCCGATTTTCACAGAAATATGATTAAGGGCGGAATTTATATTTACCCAACGAGTTCAAAAGCTCCAAATGGTAAACTACGTTTATTATATGAATGCAACCCAATGGCCTTCCTCGCCGAACAATCCGGCGGAAAAGCATCAGACGGCTACAATCGCATCATGGAAATTCAACCCACCGAATTACACCAACGTGTTCCCTTCTTTTGCGGAAGCCGGAAAATGGTAGAAAAAGCAGAAGAGTTTATGGCAAAATACAAATAA
- the purU gene encoding formyltetrahydrofolate deformylase, with amino-acid sequence MVLLIQCEDQKGLVAKITAILLHHDYNIVSLREYVDQEKNRFYARFACQDNGTDFNAIAYNLKTVLPEGALLTINPNPEKNIAVLVTKEHHCLSDILIRHHFKTFQAQVVCVIGNHPDLKDLCDKFSVPFFFISTDKKTKEEFEQELIAKIDSYSVDYIVLAKFMRILSPVFVEKYPQKIINIHHSFLPAFIGANPYKRAFERGVKLIGATAHFVTNDLDEGPIIAQQTLPVNHAFTIQDTVNTGREIESAVLAKALNLIFQDKVFVYQNKTIVFDN; translated from the coding sequence ATGGTTTTATTAATACAATGTGAAGACCAAAAAGGTTTAGTGGCCAAAATAACTGCTATTCTCCTTCATCACGATTATAATATAGTTTCGCTTAGAGAGTATGTAGATCAAGAAAAAAACAGGTTTTATGCTCGTTTTGCTTGCCAAGATAATGGCACAGATTTTAATGCAATTGCATACAATTTGAAAACTGTATTGCCAGAAGGAGCTCTACTAACGATTAATCCAAATCCAGAAAAAAATATTGCGGTTTTAGTAACCAAAGAGCACCATTGTTTGAGTGATATTTTAATTCGGCATCATTTTAAAACGTTTCAGGCTCAAGTGGTTTGCGTTATAGGAAATCATCCGGATTTAAAAGATTTGTGCGATAAATTCTCCGTTCCATTTTTCTTTATTTCTACAGATAAAAAAACCAAAGAAGAATTTGAACAAGAATTAATTGCAAAAATAGATTCGTATTCGGTTGATTATATAGTGCTTGCAAAATTTATGCGAATTCTATCTCCGGTTTTTGTAGAAAAGTATCCGCAGAAAATCATCAATATTCACCATTCTTTCTTGCCCGCATTTATTGGAGCAAATCCATATAAACGTGCTTTTGAAAGAGGAGTAAAACTAATTGGGGCAACGGCTCATTTTGTAACCAATGATTTAGACGAAGGACCAATTATTGCACAACAAACGCTACCTGTAAATCATGCGTTTACCATTCAAGATACTGTAAACACCGGAAGAGAAATTGAATCAGCTGTTTTGGCAAAAGCACTCAACTTGATTTTTCAAGATAAAGTGTTTGTCTATCAAAACAAAACCATAGTATTTGATAATTAA
- a CDS encoding tellurite resistance TerB family protein — protein MSISDLFDSGFKNRNKGHFSAIVRVALSDGDITVEEREFIDKLAKNLEISKDEYDEIMDNPMKYPINPPYLYIHRLERLYDLARMVYADHILGPKQKEILIKFALALGFTPGNVNYIVDKALSLLVLNVDLDTFLFEMQNMNK, from the coding sequence ATGTCAATTTCAGATTTATTTGATAGCGGATTTAAAAATAGAAATAAAGGTCACTTTTCGGCCATTGTACGTGTGGCGTTAAGCGATGGTGACATTACCGTAGAAGAAAGAGAATTCATTGATAAATTGGCCAAAAACCTTGAAATTTCTAAGGATGAATATGATGAAATCATGGACAATCCAATGAAATACCCAATTAATCCTCCGTATTTGTACATTCACCGTTTGGAGCGTCTGTATGATTTGGCGAGAATGGTTTATGCCGATCATATTTTAGGTCCGAAACAAAAAGAAATTTTAATCAAATTTGCTTTGGCTTTGGGATTTACGCCAGGAAACGTAAATTATATTGTTGATAAGGCGTTGTCGCTTTTGGTACTCAATGTCGATTTGGATACGTTTTTGTTTGAAATGCAAAATATGAATAAATAA
- a CDS encoding HupE/UreJ family protein, whose translation MSEFWLYFNIGLQHVLDIDGYDHVLFLIALTVPYAFKDWKRVLILVSLFTLGHTLALMLSVFEVVIIKASLVEFLIPITILITALFHLFTAGKSGKKESITFVAFVTLFFGIIHGLGFSNYFKSILPGEKVDKLVPLLEFALGIEVAQIIVVLIVLLLSYIVQTFFRFSKRDWTLVMSSFVIGVVLPMIIGSDIWKG comes from the coding sequence ATGTCAGAATTCTGGTTATACTTTAACATTGGCCTTCAACATGTCCTCGACATTGACGGCTACGATCATGTGCTTTTTCTCATTGCTCTAACGGTTCCTTATGCTTTTAAAGATTGGAAACGAGTGCTAATTTTGGTCTCACTTTTTACATTAGGTCATACGTTGGCTTTGATGCTTTCTGTTTTTGAAGTCGTCATCATTAAAGCAAGTTTGGTCGAATTTCTTATTCCAATTACCATTTTAATCACCGCACTTTTCCATCTTTTTACCGCCGGAAAATCTGGTAAAAAAGAAAGTATTACGTTTGTCGCTTTTGTAACTTTGTTTTTCGGAATCATTCACGGATTAGGTTTTTCCAACTATTTTAAATCCATTTTACCCGGCGAAAAAGTTGATAAATTAGTGCCGCTTTTAGAATTTGCCCTCGGAATCGAAGTGGCTCAAATTATAGTTGTATTAATTGTTTTACTTTTGTCGTATATTGTTCAAACATTTTTCCGTTTTTCTAAGCGGGATTGGACATTGGTAATGTCGTCTTTCGTAATCGGAGTAGTTCTTCCGATGATTATTGGCAGCGACATTTGGAAAGGATAA
- a CDS encoding deoxycytidylate deaminase → MNKKKLNKYDKAYLRIAKEWSRLSYCKRKQVGAIIVKDRMIISDGYNGTPSGFENCCEDEDNVTKWYVLHAEANAILKVAGSTQSCEGATLYITLSPCKECSKLIHQSGIKRVVYHASYKDDSGIQFLLKAGVEVELIEELE, encoded by the coding sequence ATGAATAAAAAGAAATTAAATAAATACGACAAAGCCTACCTTCGTATTGCTAAAGAATGGAGCCGTTTGTCGTATTGCAAACGAAAACAAGTAGGTGCTATTATCGTAAAAGACCGTATGATTATCTCTGATGGTTATAACGGAACACCCTCTGGTTTTGAAAACTGTTGCGAAGACGAAGATAACGTTACAAAATGGTATGTGTTGCATGCCGAAGCTAATGCCATTTTAAAAGTTGCCGGTTCAACACAATCGTGTGAAGGTGCAACCTTGTATATTACGCTTTCTCCGTGCAAAGAATGTAGTAAACTCATTCATCAATCCGGAATAAAAAGAGTGGTGTATCATGCAAGTTACAAAGACGACAGCGGAATTCAATTCTTATTAAAAGCAGGTGTAGAAGTAGAATTAATTGAAGAATTAGAATAA
- a CDS encoding S41 family peptidase — MKIKKIYWPIVLFSAIALGVIVGGKLNTFSPQASYSPNSHKSKLNRLIDFIERDYVDQVDTDSIVDLTVNGILEKLDPHSVYISKSEFDEVSESMRGDFVGIGVNFYMYKDSVAVIKPLHGGPSEKAGVKSGDRILYADKYKLFGRKLPNDSLFPKLKGEVGSEVTLTLFRKSENKQLKVKLKRDIIPIKSVDVGLMINPTIGFIKINRFAESTYKEFKIELEKLKTKGAKTIVIDVRDNGGGYLDQAVKIADDFLVKDAPIVSTKNKKGRIDKTKATSGGLFESGKIIVLINENSASASEILAGAIQDNDRGQIIGRRSFGKGLVQREMPLGDGSAVRLTVARYYTPSGRSIQKPYVEGNENYFNEFEKRFYSGELYEKDSIKVADSLKFKTLKGRTVYGGGGIIPDVFVPLNGKHGDEATEMLMQSGIVSYFVFEQLDQNRKEFEGLSFDFFKKKFEANNVYVDKFENYLKSNGVLLNLDTHKPMVKNYLMAEFARQLFDEEKYFEIRLKNDLMIQEVLKK; from the coding sequence GTGAAAATCAAAAAAATATATTGGCCAATTGTACTCTTTTCTGCTATTGCATTAGGAGTGATTGTGGGAGGAAAATTAAACACATTTTCTCCTCAGGCTTCTTATTCGCCAAATAGTCACAAAAGTAAACTCAACCGTTTAATCGATTTTATCGAAAGAGACTATGTAGATCAGGTTGATACTGATAGCATTGTTGATTTAACCGTAAACGGAATTTTGGAAAAATTAGACCCTCACTCCGTTTACATTTCAAAAAGTGAATTTGACGAAGTTTCCGAATCAATGCGGGGCGATTTTGTGGGAATTGGTGTAAATTTTTACATGTACAAAGATTCTGTTGCCGTTATCAAACCTTTGCATGGCGGACCTTCTGAAAAAGCAGGAGTCAAGTCGGGCGATAGAATTTTGTATGCCGACAAGTATAAGTTGTTTGGGAGAAAATTACCAAATGATTCTCTTTTTCCAAAATTAAAAGGCGAAGTAGGTTCAGAAGTTACGCTGACATTATTCAGAAAAAGCGAAAATAAACAACTTAAAGTCAAATTAAAAAGAGATATTATTCCCATTAAAAGTGTCGATGTCGGTTTGATGATAAATCCAACAATCGGTTTCATCAAAATCAACCGTTTTGCAGAATCCACTTATAAAGAATTCAAAATCGAATTGGAAAAACTTAAAACAAAAGGAGCAAAAACCATCGTAATTGATGTGCGTGACAATGGCGGTGGTTATTTAGACCAAGCCGTAAAAATTGCCGATGATTTTTTAGTGAAAGACGCTCCCATTGTCTCCACCAAAAATAAAAAAGGCCGAATTGACAAAACAAAAGCAACGAGTGGCGGACTTTTTGAAAGCGGTAAAATAATTGTTTTAATCAACGAAAATTCAGCTTCTGCTTCCGAGATTTTAGCCGGAGCCATTCAGGATAACGATCGCGGTCAGATTATCGGGCGACGTTCCTTCGGAAAAGGCTTGGTACAACGTGAAATGCCGTTGGGTGATGGGTCAGCTGTTCGTTTAACGGTAGCACGTTATTACACACCTTCAGGAAGATCTATTCAAAAACCGTATGTAGAAGGAAATGAAAATTATTTTAATGAATTTGAAAAACGTTTTTACAGCGGCGAATTATATGAAAAAGACAGCATTAAAGTAGCCGACAGTTTAAAATTCAAAACTTTAAAAGGACGAACGGTGTATGGCGGAGGTGGAATTATTCCTGATGTTTTTGTGCCTTTAAACGGAAAACACGGCGATGAAGCTACCGAAATGCTAATGCAATCCGGCATCGTAAGCTATTTTGTGTTTGAACAATTAGACCAAAACCGAAAAGAATTTGAAGGATTGTCTTTTGATTTCTTTAAAAAGAAGTTCGAAGCAAATAATGTTTATGTTGATAAGTTTGAAAATTACCTCAAATCAAACGGAGTTTTACTCAATTTAGATACTCACAAACCAATGGTGAAAAACTATTTGATGGCAGAATTTGCCCGTCAATTGTTTGATGAAGAAAAATATTTTGAAATTCGGTTGAAAAACGATTTGATGATTCAAGAGGTGTTGAAGAAGTAG
- a CDS encoding S41 family peptidase, whose protein sequence is MKRIDLVVFFFILSYSLFSQNSAFNFDFEQNTIDPWKCNNENQKYHFDSSIKKNGNQSLLLENTAFVGMQGISNRIKGSFIGDSISFTIQIKTENVNEAYPFMVVGTKEVQKFFQMATPLQGTNDWTKVEIKLPYTSDCDNINLAVNFDGGKIWIDNVEVKINGQDIEKLNPVSLITQERQTSEFKLKSSLTQKQIENLYVLGKIWGYLKYYCPEITKNSENWDNELFDNLSIIYSENFESSLLSWLSKFEIMETTDYQLNNLKFEQEGNLDWINKKVKNKDLKDLLLKFSNAKRTNFQYTIEKTQYSGLNFKNEHHYSDMMYNDDGIKLLSIFRYWNLVEYWYPYKKLISKNWDDVLLKYIPKILETKSQLDYALCLNELIVETEDSHSIIKEDPVLTGFFGEYTIPVKVKFIDKKLVVTEINHNSTFRKGDIILSIDKESIMSLEKKLFKYSIASNEITTKRNLSKKIIRTSNFESNVQILRNGKKINLNSTNINAFSYNQPLKYSYEVNEEIGYLNAETAVKKDIDSLMNKWNNKKAIIVDLRNYPKENLTFLLSPYLHNKEFVGFQMTEAKFDYPGYFTKKEAYFLKEFKSPKFNGKLFVLVDENTQSKAEFNAMALKVYPNTIIIGSQTAGTDGAASMFYLPGNYSAFMTTEGIYNPDWSQSQKIGIKPDIKVSSTLKSISENEDLLLNKAIEMTKN, encoded by the coding sequence ATGAAACGAATAGATTTAGTAGTATTTTTTTTTATCCTAAGTTATTCTTTATTTTCTCAAAATTCAGCATTCAACTTTGATTTTGAACAGAATACAATTGATCCTTGGAAATGCAATAATGAAAATCAAAAATATCATTTTGATTCTTCAATTAAGAAAAATGGAAATCAATCATTATTGCTTGAAAACACTGCTTTTGTTGGAATGCAAGGAATTTCTAACAGAATCAAAGGATCATTTATCGGCGATTCGATATCTTTTACTATTCAAATTAAGACAGAAAACGTTAATGAAGCCTATCCATTTATGGTTGTGGGAACAAAAGAAGTTCAGAAATTTTTTCAAATGGCTACTCCACTACAGGGAACAAATGATTGGACTAAAGTTGAAATTAAATTACCATACACTTCTGATTGTGATAATATAAATTTGGCGGTTAACTTTGACGGCGGAAAAATTTGGATAGATAATGTTGAGGTTAAAATTAATGGTCAAGATATCGAAAAACTAAATCCAGTTAGCTTGATTACTCAAGAAAGACAAACTTCAGAATTTAAATTAAAAAGTAGTTTGACCCAAAAGCAAATTGAAAATCTTTATGTTTTAGGTAAAATTTGGGGCTATTTAAAATACTATTGCCCAGAAATAACGAAGAACAGTGAAAATTGGGATAATGAACTTTTTGACAACCTTTCTATAATTTATTCAGAAAACTTTGAGTCGTCTCTTTTGAGTTGGCTGAGTAAATTTGAAATTATGGAAACTACAGATTATCAATTAAATAATTTAAAATTTGAGCAAGAAGGGAATTTAGATTGGATAAATAAAAAAGTAAAAAATAAGGATTTAAAAGATTTGCTTTTAAAATTTAGTAATGCAAAAAGAACAAATTTTCAATACACGATTGAAAAAACTCAATACAGTGGATTAAATTTTAAAAATGAACATCATTATTCTGATATGATGTACAATGATGATGGTATAAAACTTTTAAGCATATTCAGGTATTGGAATTTGGTTGAATATTGGTATCCTTACAAAAAATTAATATCTAAAAATTGGGATGATGTTTTGCTAAAATACATTCCGAAAATTTTAGAAACAAAGTCTCAACTCGATTATGCATTATGTTTAAATGAATTAATTGTTGAAACAGAAGATTCTCATTCAATTATTAAGGAAGACCCTGTACTTACCGGTTTTTTTGGTGAATATACTATTCCTGTTAAAGTAAAATTTATTGATAAAAAATTAGTTGTAACTGAAATAAATCATAATTCTACTTTCCGAAAAGGAGACATTATTCTTTCAATTGATAAAGAATCAATTATGTCTCTAGAAAAGAAATTATTTAAATATAGTATCGCATCGAATGAAATTACGACCAAACGAAATTTATCAAAAAAAATAATTAGAACATCAAATTTTGAGTCAAATGTCCAAATCTTAAGAAACGGAAAAAAGATAAATTTAAACTCAACCAATATTAATGCTTTTTCTTATAATCAGCCGTTGAAATATTCTTATGAAGTAAATGAAGAAATAGGATATTTAAACGCAGAAACAGCCGTTAAAAAAGATATTGACAGCTTGATGAATAAATGGAATAATAAGAAGGCAATTATTGTCGATTTAAGAAATTATCCCAAAGAAAATTTAACCTTTTTATTGTCTCCTTATTTGCATAATAAAGAGTTTGTTGGTTTTCAAATGACAGAAGCAAAGTTCGATTATCCGGGTTATTTTACAAAGAAGGAAGCATACTTTTTAAAGGAATTTAAATCCCCAAAATTCAACGGAAAACTTTTTGTGCTTGTTGACGAAAACACTCAGAGCAAAGCAGAATTTAATGCAATGGCTTTAAAAGTATATCCTAATACAATAATTATTGGTAGTCAAACAGCAGGAACAGATGGGGCAGCATCAATGTTCTATTTGCCCGGGAATTATTCTGCTTTTATGACAACTGAAGGAATCTACAATCCCGATTGGTCACAAAGTCAAAAAATTGGAATCAAACCAGATATAAAAGTGTCAAGTACGTTGAAGAGTATATCTGAAAATGAAGATTTACTTTTGAATAAAGCAATTGAAATGACAAAAAATTAA
- a CDS encoding FAD-dependent oxidoreductase, with translation MLDALIIGGGVSGVSCALILGSAHSKPFASDKKIALLSHQKASSLQDALFNNAYGIEAGKLGGELLTESLAHLSSVYPHIEQIPNEKVLKIEGEIGNFSVITNKNTYLTKLIVIGIGAGNPFTIEGLEEFVIPHQKANPEKNRIQLKNHDHLVKDGIYVCGVLAGWRSQLSIAAGSGAAVATDILTLWNGGVHVQVHDSTRVK, from the coding sequence ATGTTGGATGCATTGATTATTGGCGGCGGCGTTTCGGGAGTTTCTTGTGCTCTTATTCTTGGCTCTGCTCATTCTAAACCATTTGCATCTGATAAAAAAATCGCTCTACTTTCTCACCAAAAAGCTTCTTCGCTTCAAGATGCGTTGTTTAATAATGCGTATGGTATTGAAGCCGGAAAATTAGGCGGTGAATTATTAACGGAAAGTTTAGCTCATTTATCATCGGTTTATCCGCATATTGAACAAATTCCAAACGAAAAAGTATTGAAAATTGAAGGTGAAATCGGGAATTTTTCGGTTATCACTAATAAAAATACCTATCTAACGAAATTAATTGTGATTGGCATTGGAGCCGGAAATCCTTTCACGATTGAAGGTTTGGAAGAATTTGTGATACCACATCAAAAAGCAAATCCTGAGAAAAACCGCATTCAATTGAAAAACCATGATCATTTGGTGAAAGACGGAATTTATGTTTGTGGCGTTTTAGCCGGATGGCGAAGTCAGTTGTCTATTGCTGCCGGAAGCGGAGCTGCTGTTGCGACTGATATTTTAACGCTGTGGAATGGTGGCGTGCATGTTCAGGTGCATGATAGCACGAGGGTGAAGTAG
- a CDS encoding MarC family protein — MELDLREIFTATMVLFAVIDIVGSIPIIIDLRQKAGHIQSEKASIVAAIIMIAFLFVGETILKLIGIDINSFAVAGAFVLFFLALEMILGIKLYRDEDHGSTSIVPIAFPLIAGAGTMTTILSIRAEFQTINIIIAIILNIILVYGVLKSSARIERFLTKNGLSVIRKVFGVVLLAIAVKLFAANVKGLFE, encoded by the coding sequence ATGGAATTAGATTTAAGAGAAATTTTTACAGCAACAATGGTACTCTTTGCCGTAATTGATATTGTGGGAAGCATTCCAATTATTATTGATTTACGTCAAAAAGCGGGTCATATTCAATCTGAAAAAGCATCGATTGTAGCCGCCATCATTATGATTGCCTTTTTATTTGTGGGAGAAACAATCCTGAAATTAATTGGTATTGACATTAACTCTTTTGCCGTTGCCGGAGCATTTGTGCTTTTCTTTTTGGCTTTGGAAATGATTTTAGGAATCAAATTATACCGTGATGAAGATCATGGTTCCACTTCGATTGTTCCTATTGCTTTTCCGTTGATTGCCGGAGCAGGAACGATGACAACGATACTTTCGATAAGAGCAGAATTTCAAACAATTAATATCATCATCGCCATAATTTTGAATATTATTTTGGTGTATGGTGTTTTAAAATCTTCTGCCAGAATTGAACGCTTTTTAACCAAAAACGGACTAAGTGTGATTCGAAAAGTGTTTGGCGTTGTGCTACTTGCCATTGCTGTTAAATTATTTGCGGCTAATGTTAAAGGTCTTTTTGAATAG
- a CDS encoding DUF3109 family protein yields MFQLGKTIVSEEILEKEFVCNLTACHGACCVDGDAGAPLSEEETKILEEIYPKVKPFLRKEGIEAIENQGTWIKGEDGEFETPLIEGKDCAYVIFDGKTALCGIEQAYNQGIVSWKKPVSCHLYPIRVKDFSDFAAVNYHRWDICSPACSLGKELEVPVYKFVKEALVRKFGEEWYHELEKVGEEYLKGK; encoded by the coding sequence ATGTTTCAATTAGGTAAAACCATCGTTTCAGAAGAAATTCTGGAAAAAGAATTCGTTTGCAATCTAACCGCTTGTCATGGAGCCTGTTGCGTTGACGGCGATGCCGGTGCACCCTTAAGTGAAGAAGAAACTAAAATTTTAGAAGAAATTTATCCGAAAGTAAAACCTTTTCTTCGAAAAGAAGGAATTGAAGCCATCGAAAACCAAGGAACCTGGATTAAAGGCGAAGATGGAGAATTTGAAACACCGTTAATTGAAGGGAAAGATTGTGCCTACGTTATTTTTGACGGAAAAACCGCCTTATGCGGAATCGAACAAGCCTACAACCAAGGAATCGTTTCTTGGAAAAAACCGGTTTCGTGTCATTTGTATCCAATAAGAGTGAAAGACTTTTCCGATTTTGCGGCTGTGAATTATCACCGTTGGGATATTTGCAGTCCGGCTTGTTCTCTTGGAAAAGAATTAGAAGTTCCGGTGTACAAATTCGTCAAAGAAGCATTGGTTCGAAAATTTGGCGAAGAATGGTATCACGAACTCGAAAAAGTGGGCGAAGAATATCTAAAAGGGAAGTAA
- a CDS encoding ribonucleotide-diphosphate reductase subunit beta, with amino-acid sequence MAAVEPILQENKDRFVIFPIKHHDIWEWYKKMEASFWTAEEIDLHQDLSDWNTKLNEDEKFFVKHILAFFAASDGIVNENLAENFVNEVQYPEAKFFYGFQIMMENIHSETYSLLIDTYVKDEKEKDQLFHALDVFPAIQKKANWALKWISSDSFAERLIAFAAVEGIFFSGAFCSIFWLKKRGLMPGLTFSNELISRDEGVHCDFAVHLHNHHLVNKVPKDRIKEIITDALTIEREFITESLPVSLIGMNATLMTQYLEFVADRLLVELGCERVYNSSNPFDFMDMISLQGKTNFFEKRVAEYQKAGVMNTDSDSQKISFDADF; translated from the coding sequence ATGGCAGCAGTAGAACCAATTTTGCAAGAAAATAAAGACAGATTCGTGATTTTCCCCATTAAGCATCACGACATTTGGGAATGGTACAAAAAAATGGAAGCGAGTTTCTGGACCGCAGAAGAAATCGATTTACATCAAGATTTATCCGATTGGAATACAAAATTGAATGAAGATGAAAAGTTTTTCGTCAAACACATTTTAGCATTTTTCGCCGCTTCTGACGGAATTGTAAATGAAAATTTAGCCGAAAATTTCGTAAACGAAGTACAATATCCGGAAGCAAAATTTTTCTACGGTTTTCAAATTATGATGGAAAACATCCACAGCGAAACCTATTCATTGTTGATTGATACCTACGTGAAAGATGAAAAAGAAAAAGACCAATTATTTCACGCATTAGATGTATTTCCTGCCATTCAAAAGAAAGCAAATTGGGCGTTAAAATGGATTAGTTCTGATTCATTTGCCGAACGTTTAATCGCGTTCGCAGCTGTGGAAGGAATCTTCTTTTCAGGTGCTTTCTGTTCTATTTTCTGGTTGAAAAAACGCGGTTTAATGCCGGGATTGACTTTCTCAAACGAATTAATTTCGCGTGACGAGGGTGTTCACTGTGATTTCGCCGTTCATTTGCACAACCACCATTTGGTAAACAAAGTTCCAAAAGATAGAATCAAAGAAATCATTACAGATGCGTTAACCATCGAAAGAGAATTCATTACCGAATCTCTTCCTGTGAGTTTAATTGGGATGAATGCTACGTTAATGACACAATACTTAGAATTTGTAGCCGACCGATTATTAGTAGAGTTAGGCTGCGAAAGAGTTTATAATTCTTCTAACCCGTTTGACTTTATGGATATGATTTCGCTACAAGGAAAAACCAATTTCTTTGAAAAACGTGTAGCCGAATACCAAAAAGCAGGTGTGATGAATACGGATTCAGATTCACAGAAAATTAGTTTCGACGCCGATTTTTAG